Proteins found in one Mycoplasma ovis str. Michigan genomic segment:
- the ptsP gene encoding phosphoenolpyruvate--protein phosphotransferase, producing the protein MPKQIKALGVGEGVVVGKAYIFSKAELKYEKTSNSTPDNEYYFYQSVEEKAIKQIDELIKLAARNISEEKADIFRAHKEILKDVEIKSAIKEKLFNENCSLAWAIVSVYDKYSNSFKEMPDSYFQERASDLQDLKERLLTIALNAESNELSAIDSECIVVAKDLTPSETSLLNKKYIKAFVTELGGVTSHSAIMAKTMGFPAIVSAKDATTLIKQGEIIAVDAISGSVHLDLESDEKLLRDFRMREQKFEETKLIWESYKTKKCKTLDGKRIPILGNIGQPADMAKVREFGGEGVGLFRTEFLYMKSKDWPSEEVQYDAYKRTLVDLHDNESMTIRTLDIGGDKHLDYYKFPEEMNPFLGYRAIRMSLNEREQFISQLRAILRVSREGNVKIMFPMITTFEEFIEAKRMVMEVKHQLEKEGHKVADKVPVGLMIEVPSAALISKQLAKVADFFSIGSNDLIQYTNAVDRMSEHINNLYQPNSPGVLRLINTVIKNANEAKIEVSVCGEMASSAQSAVLLVGMGVDKLSMSSPSIPIIKRVLNNISYSEAKKLVDQALELSTEKEVVELVNKYLESSNILL; encoded by the coding sequence ATGCCTAAGCAAATTAAGGCTTTAGGTGTTGGAGAAGGAGTAGTAGTAGGTAAGGCATATATTTTCAGTAAGGCTGAGCTTAAGTATGAAAAAACATCCAATTCTACTCCTGATAATGAATATTACTTCTATCAAAGTGTAGAAGAAAAAGCCATTAAGCAAATAGATGAATTAATTAAATTAGCGGCTCGAAATATATCAGAAGAAAAAGCAGATATATTTAGAGCTCATAAGGAAATACTTAAAGATGTAGAAATTAAATCTGCCATTAAGGAAAAATTGTTTAATGAGAATTGCTCATTAGCTTGAGCAATTGTTTCTGTATATGACAAGTATTCCAATTCTTTTAAAGAAATGCCAGATAGTTATTTTCAAGAAAGAGCGTCTGACCTTCAAGACTTAAAGGAGAGACTTTTAACAATAGCACTTAATGCTGAAAGCAATGAATTGAGTGCTATTGATAGTGAATGCATAGTTGTTGCTAAAGATTTGACTCCCAGTGAAACTTCACTATTAAACAAGAAATACATAAAAGCATTTGTAACTGAATTAGGGGGAGTTACTAGTCATTCAGCTATTATGGCAAAGACTATGGGTTTTCCAGCCATTGTTTCTGCAAAAGATGCAACTACATTGATAAAACAAGGAGAAATAATCGCCGTAGATGCTATTTCAGGATCTGTTCATCTAGATTTGGAATCTGATGAAAAGTTATTAAGGGATTTTCGAATGAGAGAACAAAAGTTTGAAGAAACTAAGTTAATTTGGGAAAGTTACAAAACTAAAAAATGTAAGACATTAGATGGAAAGAGAATACCTATCTTAGGAAATATAGGACAACCTGCTGATATGGCTAAAGTTAGGGAATTTGGGGGAGAAGGTGTAGGACTATTTAGAACAGAATTCCTGTATATGAAGAGTAAAGATTGACCTTCTGAAGAAGTTCAATATGATGCCTATAAGAGAACATTAGTAGATCTTCATGATAATGAAAGCATGACCATTAGAACTCTGGATATAGGTGGAGACAAACATTTAGATTACTACAAATTTCCAGAGGAAATGAATCCATTCTTAGGTTATAGAGCTATAAGAATGAGTCTTAATGAAAGAGAGCAATTTATATCTCAACTAAGGGCTATTTTAAGAGTAAGTCGAGAGGGAAATGTCAAGATTATGTTTCCAATGATCACTACTTTTGAAGAATTCATTGAAGCTAAAAGAATGGTAATGGAAGTCAAGCATCAATTGGAAAAAGAGGGACACAAAGTGGCTGATAAAGTTCCTGTAGGTTTAATGATTGAAGTTCCTAGTGCTGCATTAATCTCCAAGCAATTAGCAAAAGTAGCTGATTTCTTCTCCATCGGCTCCAATGATTTAATCCAATATACTAATGCGGTAGACAGAATGTCTGAACATATTAATAATCTTTATCAACCAAATTCACCTGGAGTTTTGAGACTAATCAATACAGTTATTAAAAATGCTAATGAGGCAAAAATAGAAGTTAGTGTTTGTGGAGAAATGGCAAGTTCTGCACAATCAGCAGTATTACTTGTTGGAATGGGAGTTGATAAGCTCTCAATGTCCTCTCCTTCAATTCCAATTATTAAGAGAGTTCTTAATAATATCAGTTACTCAGAAGCTAAAAAGTTAGTGGATCAAGCTTTAGAGTTATCTACAGAAAAAGAGGTAGTTGAATTAGTAAATAAATACTTAGAAAGTAGTAACATACTTCTTTAG
- a CDS encoding GTPase, whose product MNITNKNTKYLPLYLHKSFKHISNLMPFISLILLVVDGRVPQLKEIYLKEISKKWTNKEILVIFSKQDLIPNPKLENSFDLRKPSSKKHILKLIYSKLKSLTLSSKESTNSLIIMGGANSGKSSLINLLVGSKKVKKSPEAGTTRNITRHKIPSTDLLVYDSPGLFPSRLHRELKILFQLLNFLPATEGGKEIIGEWAYNYLWKLHPQSLKRLIPLLEAEKVTYQFFLNSLAQRYRLIEKRGEYSLELAERKFLQLIRSGLIGNIYWNIKSEE is encoded by the coding sequence ATGAACATAACTAACAAAAACACTAAATATTTACCTCTCTATCTACACAAATCTTTTAAACACATATCTAATTTAATGCCTTTTATCTCTCTAATTCTTTTAGTTGTCGATGGAAGAGTACCACAACTAAAAGAAATATATCTAAAAGAGATAAGTAAAAAGTGAACTAATAAGGAGATATTAGTTATCTTCTCTAAACAGGATTTGATTCCAAATCCTAAATTAGAAAATTCCTTTGATCTTAGAAAGCCTAGTTCTAAAAAACATATTCTCAAGCTAATTTATTCTAAACTAAAGTCTTTAACTTTAAGCTCAAAGGAATCTACTAACTCTTTAATTATTATGGGAGGGGCAAATAGTGGCAAATCTAGTCTAATTAATTTATTAGTAGGAAGTAAAAAAGTTAAAAAATCCCCAGAAGCTGGAACTACTAGAAATATCACTAGACATAAGATCCCCTCAACAGACTTGCTGGTTTATGATAGTCCCGGACTTTTTCCCTCTCGATTACATAGAGAACTAAAGATATTATTCCAACTTTTAAATTTCTTGCCCGCGACTGAAGGCGGGAAAGAAATAATTGGAGAGTGAGCATACAACTATCTTTGGAAACTACATCCTCAAAGTCTAAAGAGATTAATTCCGTTACTTGAGGCGGAAAAAGTAACGTACCAATTTTTCTTAAATTCTTTAGCCCAAAGATATAGATTAATAGAAAAAAGGGGTGAATACTCTTTAGAGTTGGCAGAAAGAAAATTTCTTCAACTAATAAGAAGTGGGCTTATTGGAAATATTTACTGAAACATTAAGTCTGAAGAATAA
- a CDS encoding amidase family protein — MAINKQLVSHSLVVFKDNSQKLLSSIPHEAFIEYGERWKLKVAEDLKLLKWKRLKSLIFPSVKKPINNLVFSLKNSIYISNKLSSGGSDSLLNHYPPFSATIYQKLVDAGAKHICSSSLDEFGMGSYGVFCNKGILTNPFDEDRVCGGSSSGGSYLVSKGLVDFSIGTDTGGSIRTPASYISLYGFKPSFGLVSREGILPLCTLLDTPSIVSHSVEIIAGVLSAIAGPDPLDLTTLKSQKKDFHKFPEILIKSYKSQDKPEKFSFVIIEELLKYPEGRTLTQQELEIKKNYNNLINRLKEEPTFNFFSTNFDEIPLDLVDITYKIIAYSEAITHYFSLNGLVTPWTGSSISNKNSLNNFQVDQDYREKARTIRSQMGKEVQLRHLVGYFFLYQTNYQNIYLQARKLMNLYVQKMQDIFSNGKILVSPTTSTIAPLLSSLSNSYQVDSCSSILLLSNFSGAPAISIPWLEYEVKVHSKKSKVYIGLHLTCKRWEDHYLLSTVKYLELNNLL; from the coding sequence ATAGCTATCAATAAGCAACTAGTTTCTCATTCTCTCGTAGTTTTTAAAGATAATAGCCAAAAGCTATTATCTTCTATTCCCCATGAAGCTTTTATAGAATATGGGGAACGATGAAAGTTAAAAGTTGCTGAGGACTTAAAACTTCTTAAGTGAAAAAGATTAAAGTCTCTGATTTTCCCCTCTGTAAAAAAACCGATTAATAATCTTGTTTTTTCCCTAAAGAATTCAATTTACATATCCAATAAATTATCTTCTGGGGGATCTGATTCTTTATTGAATCATTATCCACCTTTTTCTGCAACTATTTATCAAAAATTAGTCGATGCAGGAGCAAAACATATATGTTCATCATCATTAGATGAATTCGGAATGGGAAGCTATGGGGTATTCTGCAATAAAGGGATATTAACTAATCCCTTTGATGAAGATAGAGTATGTGGAGGTTCTAGCTCAGGAGGTTCTTATCTAGTTAGTAAGGGATTAGTTGATTTTTCTATAGGGACTGATACAGGAGGTTCTATCAGAACCCCTGCATCTTATATCTCACTATATGGTTTTAAACCTTCTTTCGGTTTAGTCTCTAGAGAGGGAATATTGCCACTTTGCACTTTATTAGATACCCCCTCTATTGTTTCACACTCTGTTGAGATAATAGCTGGAGTTTTAAGTGCCATTGCAGGACCAGATCCTTTAGATCTAACTACACTAAAAAGTCAAAAAAAAGATTTCCATAAATTCCCCGAGATTCTCATTAAATCCTACAAGTCTCAAGATAAACCTGAAAAGTTTAGTTTTGTAATAATCGAAGAGTTACTGAAATATCCCGAAGGCAGAACTCTAACTCAGCAAGAGTTAGAGATTAAAAAGAATTACAACAATTTAATTAATAGGTTGAAGGAAGAACCAACATTTAATTTTTTTTCTACTAACTTTGATGAGATACCCTTGGATTTGGTTGACATAACATACAAGATTATTGCCTACAGTGAGGCAATAACTCACTATTTTTCTTTAAATGGTTTAGTAACCCCTTGAACAGGAAGTTCAATATCCAACAAGAATTCACTTAACAATTTTCAAGTCGATCAAGACTATAGAGAAAAAGCTAGAACAATTAGATCACAAATGGGAAAAGAAGTCCAACTAAGACATTTAGTTGGTTATTTTTTCCTGTATCAAACAAATTACCAAAACATATACCTACAAGCTAGAAAATTAATGAATTTATACGTTCAAAAGATGCAGGATATTTTTTCTAATGGAAAGATATTAGTTTCACCAACAACTTCAACAATTGCCCCGCTATTATCTAGCCTTTCTAATAGTTATCAAGTAGATTCTTGTAGTTCTATTTTGTTATTGTCTAACTTTAGCGGAGCACCAGCAATTTCTATTCCTTGACTGGAATATGAAGTTAAAGTTCACTCTAAAAAATCCAAGGTATATATTGGACTTCATTTAACTTGCAAGAGATGAGAAGATCACTATCTCTTGTCTACAGTTAAATATTTAGAGTTAAATAATTTACTTTAG
- a CDS encoding phosphotransferase, translated as MAKDLAKKFFLDHFPQFRSQIRSFKKILVGFSNQIFKITLLDGRTYKVRIADNNHLISRQNEQEVLKLIPDPNLIVYDSVTGNAIYNWLPGDQLSTRLLDRRMIEKIIELASKFHSVPVSELTNITEHDHFDTISKVDLDRQEYAEYFPVYKKLTEKYKDLPRVLTHNDISLKNLIYSEEFGNEKLTLIDYEWARLNTIYWEYGNFARESQLSKDKIVTLAKILNLEKEILLDFVFIATFYSWQLSFSWDRSERLEKYRCKLISQLEKYISWKS; from the coding sequence TTGGCAAAAGATTTAGCTAAGAAGTTTTTTTTAGATCACTTCCCACAATTTAGATCACAGATTAGAAGTTTTAAGAAGATATTAGTAGGGTTTTCTAATCAAATATTTAAGATAACTCTGCTAGACGGAAGAACATATAAGGTCAGAATAGCAGACAATAATCACTTAATTTCTAGGCAGAATGAACAAGAAGTTTTAAAGCTAATTCCAGATCCAAATCTAATAGTTTATGACAGCGTTACTGGCAATGCAATATATAACTGATTGCCGGGAGATCAACTTAGCACTAGATTATTAGATAGAAGGATGATAGAAAAGATAATAGAATTGGCTTCTAAATTTCACTCTGTTCCTGTATCAGAGTTAACAAATATTACTGAACATGATCACTTTGATACTATCTCCAAAGTTGATTTGGATAGACAAGAATATGCAGAATATTTTCCTGTCTATAAAAAATTAACAGAAAAATATAAAGATTTACCTAGAGTCTTGACTCACAATGATATAAGTCTTAAAAACTTAATTTATTCAGAGGAGTTTGGAAATGAAAAATTGACTCTTATAGATTATGAGTGAGCAAGACTCAATACTATCTATTGAGAATATGGGAATTTTGCAAGAGAAAGCCAACTATCTAAAGACAAGATAGTGACTCTAGCAAAAATTCTTAATTTAGAGAAGGAGATATTACTTGACTTCGTATTTATTGCCACCTTCTATTCTTGACAACTGAGTTTTAGCTGGGATAGATCAGAAAGATTAGAAAAATATAGGTGTAAATTAATTTCACAACTAGAAAAATATATTTCCTGAAAAAGTTAG
- a CDS encoding ATP synthase F1 subunit epsilon produces the protein MAKLQNLKEVVKKQAKKGKSNHPPRHERVQVSRMAPPNQPMKVRILGPTNVFASEYVKSLLVNLPDGKMSIHRRYSSVIEKLKEGEIKLKLAYPENSVKEKKYHISSGWMITSYNLCEILVKKCKEITSI, from the coding sequence ATGGCTAAATTACAAAACTTAAAGGAGGTTGTCAAGAAACAAGCTAAAAAAGGTAAAAGTAATCATCCCCCTAGACATGAAAGAGTTCAGGTTAGTAGAATGGCTCCGCCAAATCAACCTATGAAAGTGAGAATATTGGGACCTACAAATGTATTCGCTAGCGAATATGTTAAATCTCTTTTAGTAAATCTTCCTGATGGGAAGATGTCTATTCACAGAAGATATTCCTCTGTTATAGAAAAACTAAAAGAAGGAGAAATTAAACTGAAACTTGCCTACCCTGAGAATTCTGTAAAGGAGAAAAAGTATCATATTTCATCAGGTTGAATGATTACTTCATACAACTTGTGTGAAATATTAGTTAAGAAGTGTAAAGAAATTACTTCAATTTAG
- the rpsT gene encoding 30S ribosomal protein S20, translated as MAVKKKVNLRARSRAKELKKEKIRYELRRRAKKQIKKQLSFILESNNLTEEIIQEKKEALYLLYKTLDSKQSKGLITKGRANRLKSRCTRKLNRLISNSIEQQKDNSQIS; from the coding sequence ATGGCAGTTAAGAAAAAGGTTAATCTTAGGGCTAGATCTAGAGCCAAAGAATTAAAAAAAGAAAAGATTAGATATGAACTAAGAAGAAGAGCTAAAAAGCAAATTAAAAAACAACTTAGTTTTATTCTTGAATCCAATAACTTAACTGAAGAAATAATTCAAGAAAAAAAAGAAGCTCTTTACTTGCTTTACAAAACATTAGATAGTAAACAAAGTAAGGGACTAATAACAAAGGGTAGGGCGAATAGACTCAAGTCTAGATGTACTAGAAAATTAAATCGATTGATTAGCAATTCAATTGAACAACAAAAAGATAATTCCCAGATAAGTTAA
- a CDS encoding TatD family hydrolase: MKKDNSLRIFETHVHFNSQKFSSNYERLVSLESNFHYLNVATSLSESKEVVKQSKKFKQMYCAIGVHPTYIKEESSSLEEVISELETLIIQNKDKVLVIGEIGLDFYKESKEESYEQQIKWLEAQIQLSRKHNLSSTLHIRNAMDEAIEFLKKQPNFYGIIHSFDGTKENLRELLKLSKDCFISFSPLIFRDIERFKELISETPLDRLLVESDSPYLALGSSICRTILRVISEIKNVELSEIKKIVFNNSKRALKIT; the protein is encoded by the coding sequence GTGAAGAAGGATAACTCTTTAAGAATATTTGAAACACATGTTCACTTTAATTCCCAGAAGTTTAGTTCAAATTATGAGAGATTAGTTAGTTTAGAAAGTAACTTTCATTATTTGAATGTAGCTACTTCTTTAAGTGAGTCTAAAGAAGTAGTAAAACAATCCAAAAAGTTCAAGCAAATGTATTGCGCTATCGGAGTTCATCCTACTTATATAAAGGAAGAAAGTAGCTCTTTGGAAGAAGTAATAAGTGAACTAGAAACATTAATAATCCAAAACAAAGACAAGGTTTTAGTCATTGGAGAAATTGGATTAGATTTCTACAAGGAATCAAAAGAGGAAAGTTATGAACAACAAATTAAGTGGTTAGAGGCACAAATTCAATTATCTAGAAAGCATAATTTAAGTTCTACTTTACACATAAGAAATGCAATGGACGAGGCAATTGAATTTCTCAAAAAACAACCTAATTTCTATGGGATAATTCATTCTTTTGATGGAACAAAAGAAAACTTAAGAGAATTATTGAAATTATCAAAAGATTGTTTTATCTCATTTTCTCCACTAATTTTTAGAGATATTGAGAGATTCAAGGAATTAATCTCAGAAACTCCCTTAGATAGGTTATTAGTAGAAAGTGATTCTCCTTATTTAGCACTCGGTTCCTCCATTTGTAGAACTATTCTTAGAGTTATCTCTGAAATTAAAAATGTTGAGTTATCAGAGATTAAAAAAATAGTTTTTAATAACAGCAAAAGAGCACTAAAGATCACCTAA
- a CDS encoding glutamyl-tRNA amidotransferase, which yields MERIEGEEQIDFKLKIGLEIHLALNTEHKAFSMTRLEDVSYTSLGLLGTLPQINAEAIRSTYKIAHILDSEISKEITFERKSYFYFDLPRGYQLTQRANPIGKRGHIFLPRLKRKINIRSISLEEDTAAHSVGSGGNYQLSLQRLGVPLIEIVTEPEIRDAEEAIECVKIIRFICFLLKLSKAELESGQLRVDLNVSLVDENGESKTGRAEIKNLASYKAIEQATKSIKKHFLEKMSQEGTNIFDNETFSWVEREARLVLSRDKMTESEYLFIPESCIPTIKLSLEEREKLILKVEKRNPNEILRGIQESKLADRERQEIVSSYEVFWDCYRVQKILKDWANSFFVLKIFHSSGGNEKTFKNLLDFLSKLSERLFKESGIKEFKFNNWKIRECCKKLTASVVDVDQIVDFYLSLPTIGRDEIIQLCEKTIDSKKEDLIKMVEREDKLSSYLLGVIKSEFKEKVEMPEAKLIVDMKMKTFIARITKVEEEEKEEEKVEEPKESFLSKLKQKRLEKRKALEEKLKALEAEEKDSKGEEAESKENEAVQRETSSEVKEDSREKGEVANSELDNSSQSEEVSENSDKELSEQISKEELDIS from the coding sequence TTGGAAAGAATAGAAGGCGAAGAGCAAATAGATTTCAAACTAAAGATTGGATTAGAAATTCACTTAGCTTTAAACACTGAACATAAAGCTTTCTCTATGACTAGATTGGAAGATGTTTCTTATACCTCTTTAGGTCTTTTGGGAACTTTACCTCAAATAAATGCTGAAGCGATTAGATCAACATATAAGATTGCTCATATTTTGGATTCTGAAATCTCAAAGGAAATAACCTTTGAGAGAAAATCTTATTTTTACTTTGATCTTCCAAGAGGTTACCAGTTAACTCAAAGGGCAAACCCTATTGGCAAAAGGGGACATATATTTCTACCAAGATTAAAGAGAAAGATAAATATTAGATCTATTTCTTTAGAGGAGGATACAGCAGCTCATTCAGTTGGTTCAGGGGGTAATTATCAACTCTCTCTCCAAAGATTAGGAGTACCACTTATAGAAATAGTTACTGAGCCAGAAATAAGAGATGCAGAAGAAGCTATTGAGTGTGTAAAGATAATTAGGTTTATTTGCTTTCTCTTAAAACTCTCCAAAGCTGAATTGGAGAGTGGACAACTAAGAGTGGACTTAAATGTGTCTTTAGTAGATGAGAATGGAGAATCTAAGACTGGGAGGGCTGAAATAAAAAATTTAGCTTCTTATAAGGCCATTGAGCAGGCCACAAAGTCTATTAAAAAACATTTTCTGGAGAAAATGTCTCAAGAAGGCACAAATATCTTTGATAATGAAACTTTTAGTTGAGTGGAAAGAGAAGCTAGACTAGTTCTCTCAAGAGACAAAATGACTGAATCAGAATATTTATTTATTCCTGAGAGTTGTATTCCAACTATTAAGTTGTCTTTAGAAGAAAGAGAGAAATTGATATTGAAAGTTGAAAAAAGAAATCCTAATGAAATTCTTAGGGGAATACAAGAAAGTAAGTTGGCTGATAGAGAGAGGCAAGAAATCGTTTCCAGCTATGAAGTCTTTTGAGATTGCTACAGAGTTCAGAAGATACTTAAAGATTGGGCTAATTCTTTTTTTGTACTCAAGATTTTTCATTCTTCCGGAGGCAATGAAAAAACTTTTAAGAATTTATTGGATTTTTTGTCTAAATTGTCAGAAAGACTATTTAAGGAATCTGGAATAAAAGAATTCAAATTTAATAACTGAAAGATAAGGGAGTGTTGTAAAAAGTTAACTGCATCTGTAGTTGATGTAGACCAAATAGTGGATTTTTATCTCTCTCTTCCAACTATAGGAAGAGATGAGATTATTCAACTATGTGAAAAAACAATTGACTCCAAGAAGGAAGATTTGATAAAAATGGTTGAAAGAGAAGATAAGTTATCTTCTTATCTTCTAGGAGTTATTAAGTCTGAATTTAAGGAAAAAGTTGAAATGCCTGAGGCCAAATTAATAGTTGATATGAAGATGAAAACTTTTATTGCCAGAATTACCAAGGTTGAAGAGGAAGAAAAGGAAGAGGAGAAAGTAGAGGAGCCAAAAGAATCTTTTTTAAGTAAGTTGAAGCAAAAAAGACTTGAAAAAAGAAAAGCCTTAGAAGAAAAATTAAAAGCTTTGGAGGCAGAAGAGAAGGATTCTAAAGGAGAGGAAGCTGAATCCAAAGAAAATGAGGCAGTTCAAAGAGAAACCTCCAGTGAGGTGAAAGAAGATTCTCGAGAGAAAGGAGAAGTAGCAAATAGTGAACTAGATAATTCTTCACAAAGCGAAGAAGTTTCTGAAAATTCAGATAAAGAATTATCTGAACAAATATCTAAGGAAGAATTAGATATATCTTAG
- a CDS encoding HU family DNA-binding protein — MKKKELLDRIATKVGCTYKTAQNVLSEFQYAILEELKKTGSVVVLGIGQIKVAKRSARQGVNPITKMKMEIPAKEVPKLVASKKLKELVNGETSDIYGSFEY, encoded by the coding sequence GTGAAAAAGAAGGAACTGCTAGACAGAATAGCTACCAAGGTTGGTTGTACTTATAAGACAGCACAAAACGTATTAAGTGAATTTCAATACGCTATTTTGGAAGAGTTAAAGAAAACAGGTAGTGTTGTTGTTTTAGGTATAGGTCAAATTAAAGTTGCTAAAAGAAGCGCTAGACAAGGAGTTAACCCAATTACCAAGATGAAAATGGAAATTCCTGCAAAAGAAGTTCCTAAATTAGTTGCTTCAAAGAAGTTGAAGGAATTGGTTAACGGAGAAACTTCAGATATTTACGGTTCTTTCGAGTACTAG
- the der gene encoding ribosome biogenesis GTPase Der — protein MTVTNKSLHRVLIVGATNVGKSQLFNRLIGDRHSIVLDREGLTRDLVIRELTLKSGNSVLLIDSGGYSDRLEDSIFQSEINRLLIEEVKRANLIIFMYSKIDGIRLIEQKISKLLHKFSNCPVLLVANKIDSKKSVKEQNAFDFRKLGFQEPLLISAEHNINIESLRSKIEEICISKDTGELKEAEEKFPLLKLAIIGKVNVGKSSLVNALLNSNSIIVSPQEGTTVDLVEYKLNYRGEEYLLIDSPGWKKLKKVGLRDEELDHLSFIRAQKAIKFADILLFVVDLDSSLNYLDDKVAKEVFESNLPVIIVVNKWDLLDYATGPQRDRYEQQIRKKFYFLSWAPIVFLSSKYSKRLEKLSEALALIKRESRRIFSEFELNSFLSRANLFLLNSTKSIALNEIKQVNSSIPTFVIKCSNPDRIDTQQLRLIETQFRTGLKCIFSPIKLYYKKS, from the coding sequence TTGACTGTTACAAATAAGTCTCTTCACAGAGTCTTGATTGTTGGGGCCACTAATGTAGGTAAATCACAACTGTTTAATAGGTTAATCGGAGATAGACACTCTATTGTTCTAGATAGAGAAGGTCTTACCAGAGATTTAGTAATTAGAGAACTTACTTTAAAGTCTGGCAATTCAGTCTTGTTAATTGACAGCGGAGGTTACTCTGATAGACTAGAAGATTCCATCTTTCAGTCAGAGATTAACAGGCTACTAATAGAAGAGGTTAAAAGGGCCAATTTAATTATTTTTATGTACTCCAAGATTGATGGAATAAGGTTAATAGAACAAAAGATATCTAAATTATTGCATAAATTTTCTAATTGTCCTGTTTTGCTAGTTGCCAACAAGATTGATTCCAAAAAGAGTGTCAAAGAACAAAATGCCTTTGACTTTCGTAAATTAGGTTTTCAGGAGCCTTTGTTGATTTCTGCGGAGCACAATATCAACATTGAAAGTTTGAGGTCCAAAATAGAAGAGATTTGTATCTCAAAAGATACAGGAGAATTGAAAGAGGCAGAAGAGAAATTTCCATTATTGAAATTGGCTATTATTGGAAAGGTCAATGTTGGTAAATCCTCGCTAGTTAATGCCTTATTGAATTCCAACTCTATTATTGTCTCCCCTCAAGAAGGAACAACTGTAGATTTAGTCGAATACAAGTTGAACTACAGGGGAGAAGAATATCTGTTAATTGATAGTCCAGGTTGAAAAAAATTAAAGAAAGTTGGACTAAGAGATGAAGAATTAGATCATCTATCTTTCATTAGAGCTCAAAAAGCAATTAAATTTGCAGATATATTGCTTTTTGTAGTTGATCTTGATTCTTCTCTAAATTATCTGGATGATAAGGTAGCCAAAGAGGTCTTTGAATCTAATTTACCTGTGATAATTGTTGTCAATAAATGAGACCTGTTAGATTATGCAACAGGACCTCAAAGAGATAGATATGAGCAACAAATTAGAAAAAAGTTTTATTTTCTAAGTTGAGCTCCTATAGTATTTTTGAGTTCTAAGTATTCTAAGAGATTGGAAAAGTTATCTGAAGCTTTAGCACTAATCAAAAGAGAAAGTAGAAGAATTTTCTCAGAATTTGAGCTCAATAGTTTTCTCTCCAGAGCTAATTTATTTCTATTGAATTCAACTAAATCAATAGCTCTCAATGAGATTAAACAAGTTAATTCTTCAATTCCAACTTTTGTAATAAAGTGTTCCAATCCAGACAGAATAGATACACAGCAATTGAGATTGATTGAGACTCAGTTTAGAACGGGTCTCAAGTGTATTTTTTCTCCAATAAAGCTGTATTACAAAAAAAGTTAA
- a CDS encoding HU family DNA-binding protein — protein MNKSELLSAIASSTGLTKDQVNGVLDKYNEIVINKVLEDKEFTVLGLGKVKVVRRAERKAFNPKTKEPIVIPSVDAPKFSFARAVKAKIAEKGGK, from the coding sequence ATGAATAAGTCTGAATTACTTTCAGCAATTGCAAGTAGTACTGGTTTAACTAAGGATCAAGTTAATGGTGTTTTGGACAAATACAATGAAATAGTTATCAATAAGGTTTTAGAGGACAAAGAATTTACTGTCTTAGGATTAGGAAAAGTTAAGGTAGTGAGAAGAGCGGAAAGAAAAGCTTTTAATCCTAAAACTAAGGAACCTATTGTTATTCCCTCAGTTGATGCTCCTAAGTTTTCTTTCGCAAGAGCTGTTAAAGCAAAGATTGCTGAAAAGGGAGGTAAATAG